The Methanobrevibacter sp. genome segment CTACTAGTATGCCTTATGTGTCTATTAGATTATTCGGGTCTGCTAATAAGGATCAAATTGAGAAGAACTGTGGTGAAAAACTATTTGTATCAAAACCGAAATCCAAAAAGTCTAGAAAAAGGAGGATGAGACCACGACACAAAAAGTAGAAGAGATTCCTAAAAGGGGACGTAAAAGAACTCAAAGAACCAAAACACAAAATGATGCAAGCAATAAAAACGAACAAACTGTATGTCCTGATTGTGGTTCTACTGAATTGATAGGTGACTATGAAAGAGCAGAAGTCGTATGTGCTCGTTGCGGATTGGTCATTGATGAAAATCTTGTGGATATGGGTCCTGAATGGAGAGCATTTGACCACGAACAAAGAGACAAACGTACAAGAGTGGGTGCTCCGATTACATACACAATTCACGATAAAGGTTTAAGTACCATGATTGACTGGAGAAACAAGGATATCTATGGTCGTGACATTCCTGCAAGAAACAGGGCTCAATGGTACAGATTAAGAAAATGGCAAAGAAAAATCAGAATTTCAGGTGCTACTGAGAGAAATTTGGCATTTGCGTTAAGTGAACTTGACCGTGATTCCTCAAGATTAGGCCTTCCAAGAAGCGTTAGGGAAGCTGCAAGTGTTGTATACAGAAGTGCAGTTGACAATAAACTGATTAGGGGAAGAAGTATTGAGGGAGTAGTGGCCGCGTCATTATATGCTGCTTGCAGACGTTGTAATGTTCCCCGTACTTTAGATGAAATTGCAGAAGTGTCCAGAGTTACTAAAAAAGAAGTGGGTCGTACATACAGGTTTTTAACACGTGAATTAAACATTAAATTGCCTCCGACTTCTCCTGTAGATTATGTTCCTAGATTCGCATCTGAACTTGGACTTTCTGGTGAAGCACAATCCAAAGCAATTGAAATCATTGAAAAGGCAATGGAAAAAGGATTAACTTCCGGAAGAGGACCTACAGGTGTTGCAGCAGCTGCATTATATATTGCGTCAGTTTTACTTGGTGATAGAAAAACCCAAAGGGATGTGGCTGAAATTGCTGGTGTTACTGAAGTGACAATCAGAAACAGGTACAAAGAATTAACTGAACAGTTAGATATGGGTGTTACTTTATAAACACTCAATTATTTCTTTTTTTTGAATTAATCCCAATAATCATAGAACCATCCGCTATTTGAGATGATAAATCAGATTAGAAATTTAAGCATAAAGTTCACTGACACTAGGATGTGTCGTTTTTATATTTTGAATATTTGTCGATTCTATATTTTAATTCGTGAACAATTCCATCGTTTCCTGTTTTTTTAACTTTTTCAAGCTTTTTTTGATATTTTGGAAGTCTTTTAAGGAATTTTTTAACATTTGGAGCATTCATGCTTTCATGATATTCTCCATAACCTAACTTCTGAACATAAAATCCGTTTAATGTCTGTTCAAAATTTCCGATAGCCGGAACAGAATAAATTGGTTTTTTAAGGTATATTGCTTCTGAAATAAAGGTAAATCCGCCGTTGCAGATTACTGCTTTTGATGAAGCCAGATCATCATAAAATTCGTCTTCGTTAAACTCTTTATAGGTTAAATTTTCATCCACTTCATTTTTATTAAATCCATAAACGATGAATTTTTCATCTTTAAGGGATTTTAATTTACGAACAAGTTTTCCACTTTCCTTACTTGTCTGATAAACAATTACGCAATCTCCGTTTTCAGGTTCTAACTTCAAAATATCTTCGCGTATGATTGGAGGATAAATCACCGCATTCTTTTTTGGCCTTATTTTTGGATAAAAGAAGCTGGTTAGAATATGCACCTTCGGCTTGACAACATATGTTTTGATTACTCCTTTTGCTTTAATCATGTCTGCATAATGATTTTTAGGATAATCTATCTGGGTTTGCGTAATCATATGGATGTTGTCTAAACTTATCAGGGGGATGTTTAAAAGCTTTGAAACGACCGTTGCAAATATTTCGAAATCGGTTACTATCACGTCGGGTTTAAGCTTTCTTGCTTTTTTGTATAAGGTTTCATATCCAACTTTCATGTTGCTCGGATTTCTTTTTATGGCATTTGCAAGTGTTTTTATATTATTTACCTTATTGTTGATGTAGACTGTATTGAATCCTCCGATTTTATAAACGTTGTCGAATTTGGAATTTAAGTATTCATATGCCCTGTCGCTTGAGAAGAGATAAACATCGTAGTCCTCTTTAATTTTATCAACAATTACTCCTGTTCTTATTGCATGGCCCATTCCTTCACCACAAACACAGTAAAAAACCACTTTTTTATCTCTTTCGATTTTGGAATTGATTTTAGACCTCACTGAACTGATCTTTTCTTTTGATTCGTCATAGGTTTCCTTAATCGTATTCAGTTTCTCGGCACTTTTTTCAAGCTTTGATAATTTGGTGGTGGTAAGTTTTTCATGGCCGTGGCCGAAGTTGTAGTTTAACTCACTTGCATCAGTTCTTTTTCCTAAAAAATCGTTGACAGTACTTTTGCCGTATTGCCTAATTAATGTGGTAATTCCTTCTTCTTCCAGTCTTCTTGTTGAAACACCAATTTTGGCATTTCTAAGTACTTTAAAAGGTTCTTCCTTTGCCAACCTTTCAATGTAGTCGGTATCTTCACCGAATGTCAGTGACTCGTCAAATCCGCCGCACTTGTCATGCAATTCTTTTTTTGCAATAATTCCGTAACACCCCGCACCGTGGGGCTTGATGTTTTCAACACTAATCATAAAGTAATTCGCAAAATCATGGAATATTTTGTCCTGCATCTTATTTGATAATGGTTTCATCTGGGTAATTGCGATTCCAACCCTCTCCATTCTAAATTCATACAGGACATCTCTCAGGTAGTCTTCTGTAAGCTTTAAATCAGAATCCAGAAATAGCAGATATTCTCCTTTTGCAACATTGGCACCATTATTCCTACCTACGGCCGGAAGACCTCCGTCAACTACAATACAACCGAATTCCTCTGCAATTTCCCGTGTTTTATCTGTGGAGTTGGCATCGGCTACAATAATTTCGTAATCATGAAAATTTTGTTTTTCAATACTCTCTAAAAGAACCGGAAGGTATTCTTCTTCATTATAGGTAGGTATGATAATGCTTAAAATCATATGTTAAGATTTATTTTTAAAATTTATAAGTTTTTGTAATGGGATTTTTCATTTTCTGCTCTACTCAACATCATCATAGCGATTATTGTTAAAATAAATCCGCAAAACATCAGTAATGTCGGAATTTCTGAGTAAAATATAAATCCGAAAATCAATGCGGCAAATGGTTCGGCTCCGGATAGGAATATTGAAGATATTCCGGAATCAATATAGTTTAAACTCACAGTGGAGAAGATATAAGGTAGTGCAAATGAAATTGTCGAATGAATGATTAAAAAAGCAACGATTAAAAGAGGATTAACTGAAATGAAATTCTCAATCTGGTTAAAATCAGTTAATGGGGCCAAAACCAGTGAAATAAACACGATTGAATAAATAAGGATGGTAAATGTATGTTTTTCATTTTCGATTAGTTTTTTAGAAGCCATTAGATAAACCGCCCAAAACAGTCCTGCCCCTGCACCAAAAACAATTCCGTGCATGGGAATGTTTTCTAAAGCTGTTTCTAAAATTCCGGTCATCAATACGCATCCGAAAATAGCTAAGGACATGCAAACTAACTTGTTTTTTGTAATCTTTTCTCCAAACAGGAAATATGCAATTATTAACACATAAACTGGAGCCAGTGATAATAAAACGGCCGCCAAGGATAATGGTATGGTATTCATTGATTCATTATAGCATAAATTAAGTCCTACGATGGACATTGCACAAACCAAAATTAAAGGTATGTCTTTTAAATCTATTTTAAGCAATTCCTTCTCAGTAGCTATTATTGCTATTAATATGGGGACAATAGCTATTGAAAACCTTAAAAAAAGAATTGTAATTGAATCAATTCCATTATGCATTAGTGTTCTGATGAATACTCCGCCTGATCCGAACATCATACCTGCAAGAATTGGCAATATCAAATAGATTTTTTTCATAGAAATTATCTTTTTAATTTATTACTATAAATTTTTATCTGATTTATGTGATGTTAATGTATCTATCATTAAAAGTAATTGCATATTGTTTTGCTGTTAATGAAAAATAATTTCATTCCGTTTAGGAATTTAAATAGGAATATACGTTCCATGAAACCGTGTAATACTCGCAGGAATTATTCAATGGCACTTTTAAATCATTAACTAATTCCATTTCATTATAATCTGAATCCACGATGTAGGTTTCATTGTTTATTTTCTCAATTGGAATGTCTCCAAAGTCAACATCGTCTGAAATATTTGCAATATTTACAGTATAATGGTCTGTTTCAGCACCTGCAAGGGCTATTGTAAATCTCAGAGCTATTACTACAATGACTATTATGTATGGTAAGAAACGTTTGAGGAGATATCTTTTTTTGCTCAGACCGGTCCTTTTATATGGTGGCTGTTTTGATTCATTGTCTTCTAGTAATTTTTTATCTTTTAATATGGTGCCTGCAATTAAATTTAAGTAATATCCGTTTCTATAAACTAACCATAATCCCAATAGTCCAACAAGAGATGGGGTTGCCCACATTCCTCCGTCTATCGCACCAATAATCAGGCAACTTGAAAATAAAGCAATTAAAAAGTTTGTAAACCATGCTCTTTTTTGAGAAGCCATAACCAATGTTGTAAATAGTATGGGGATTATTAGAATTATCAAAAATCCTGCACTCGGAACATATGGATATAGGCCGATGCCGGTATTTATGTCCTGCTGGATAAAAGGTCCGATTATTTGAGTTAAAGCCGCTCCTAAAATTGATTTTAGCATGTGGGTATGCAATATGCTTGTGGAACTCATTGTGCTGGTTACAGAACAGAATATGGTGTTAAGTTCGATGCCCATTTGCATCCTAAATAAAACTTCTAAAAAAATACCTAAAACCAGTAAGGCAAATCCGATAACGATTGAAATCTTTAGATACTTTACATTATCAATTTCCTTATCTGTCAGCTGGGATAAAATTAAAAATAATCCTAAAAGACCAAAAAACAAAATGTCCTTTCCTTTAGATGATCCCATTAAAAATAAGTGGGTTACTGGTCTTATGACCGGATTTAGAATGTCACTTATAAAAAGTACTCCTGCAAGCAGCATGAATAAAAATCCGGCTATGATAGTTTTATTAAGTTTCATTAACAATAATTTAATATTAATACTTTAAATAAGTGATGTTATGTTTACAATTGAATATTTCATAGGACTAATTCTAATTGGTACACTTGCAGGTTTTGCATCAGGACTTCTGGGAGTTGGTGGAGGTTTCTTAATCACTCCACTTCAGTTTTTCCTATTAAAATATATTGGAGTCGCGCCGGATCTTGCTATCCTGATTTCTTTCGGAACAAGTTTGGCCATTATTATTCCAACATCCATTAGTGGTGCTTACAGGCACACTAAAACAATGGACAATATATTGCAGCCGGGAATCCGATTGGGTATTTTTGGAATAGTCGGAGGGGCTATTGGCGGTTTTGTTGCATCAGCACTTCCTTCAAGAACATTAGAAATAATATTTGGTCTTTTATTGTTATTCATAACTGTTAATAATGTTTTCAATATTAATAAGGAGAGGGATGAAGCCAAAATTCCATTTAATTGGTTTACTATCGGAATTATTGGATTGACTGTTGGATTTTCATCAGGGCTTTTAGGCGTTGGTGGGGGAGTATTTTTAATAGCTATCTTAACTGCACTTTTAGGATTTTCAATAATAGAGGCAATTGGAACTTCTTCAATATTCATCAGCCTAACGGCTGTTGGAGGATTTTTATCCTACATGATTACCGGTTGGGGGGTCAGCACATTTCCATATTCAATAGGTTATGTAAGTATTGTTAACTTAATCTTAATTTCATGTTTTTCAGTGCCGATGGCTTCACTCGGTGCAAAAATGGCACATAAAGTCCCTCAAAAAAAGTTAAAAATAATCTTTTCAGTATTGATTTTCTATATTGCATTAAATATGTTAGGAATTGTACCATGAGGTGATAATGTGGGTGAGAGAAAAGTCGGCGAAAATTTTGATGCTAAAAAGGCAGAAGATATTTTTGATAAGTTAAAAAATGTTGAAGGAAAAATTAAACCTAAAAGGCAGGGCGAATTCGATAATATTAAAAACATGATGAATGAAGCCCAATATCTATTTGATTTGGGTAAATTAGGCCGGGCAATCGAATTATATAAACAGGTTATATTTGTTTTGCCGGATTCAAGTAAGGCATATGAGAATTTAATAAAGATTTATCAAAAACAAGAAGACTTGGACAGTGAAAAAGACATACTGAAGAAAGCCATTAGTAACTGTAAGAAAAATGAGGATTTTAAAAAGAGATTAAAAGAAATAAGCTAATGTTTAATGAAGATATTCTCATCAAACATTTAATCCTGCTTATAATGATCATATAATAATTATTTTTATTAATGTAGTGACAACAAATATTATAATTGAAAAATAAATTATTAATCTGCCGTGTTTGCGATATAACTCCACATCTTCTTTAAAGAAAAATAATAGCGCACCGTATACCAATCCAGCAATCGGAATTATTAATGTAAGGACATATCCGATAATAGGTATGATTTTGCTTCCTTCATTTCCCATTTTTCCACCTGCTTATTTTATATACACTCCAGTTCCCATGGAACTTATCTGGTAATTGTCACCGCCAAGTCCGATTAAACAATATTGGATGTCTAAGTCAATCACGCCGTTTCCGCCGGATGCTTTTATTTTTTTAGTTAAATTGATTAAACATTCATCCTTTCCGGATTTAAGTCTTTTTAATGTTTCTTTTTCATTCTGTTTAGGATTTAAATTAATTAAATTTTTATCCTTTTCTAAAATCACGGTTGATTGAAATTGGCCTAAATTGATAACATTTTTGTCTAAAACATCGGTGCTTGTTATAAAGATAAAATCAAGGCTATTCAGCTTTTGATTGCTTCCCATTTCATCAAAATCTTCAACAACTTTAGTTTTAATTTCAAATGGTTTTTTGAGAATGTATTTATATATGATGTATTTTATTTTATAATAAAATTTGTAGATGATCTTCTTAAAGACGCTTATAATATAGACAACAGCTCCAATTCCCACAACAATCAGCACATAATTGATTAATGTCGGAAAAGCGGCCTGCAATATTACTGCAACTGATCCGACTGTTATAAAATTCACGCCCAGCAGGGGATTTGCCACTATAAAGCTGTAATATGTTGTACCTATAAACAGGATAAATGCGCTTATTGCACCTGTTGCCTCATCCATCAGCTTGTCTGCAAGCAATGTTTCACAGTATCCTGCAAGGAGCGGTGCGAAAATCAATCCTAAATTCCAGCCAAATATGGCTATTTTGAAATAAAGGAATATTGCATAAATTCCGATACCAATTATGGTACCAAAAACAATGCAAAAAACTTTTTCTTCCATATTTTCAGGCCAATCAGGCATTTTAATTTTCATGCTATTCACATTTTACAGCAGTACCATAGGCAGTTACAAGAATTGTATTTCCCATGGTGCCGCCAAGATTGTCATAAGAGATTTTAAGCCCTATTATTGCATTTGCACCTAAACTTTCAGCTTTTTCTTCCATACTTTTCAAAGCAATATCACGTGCTTTCTGCAGTTCTTCTTCGTATTTTGAGGTTCTTCCACCTACAACGTCACGCACGCCGGAAAACAAATCTTTATAAATATTTGCGCCGATTAAGGATTCTCCAGTTACCAATCCTTTATATTCGATTATCTTTTTTGTAACCAGAGTGTTTGAAGACGATAAAATCATTATTATCCCTATTTTACAAATGTCATTATTGCCCAAACAATTAAAAAGATTGCAATAATCACGTATAGAACTATTCTGGTTCTTCTGGTTTGCGCCAATCTTGCATCCCAGACAGTCTGACAATCCGGTGAGCATACAAGTTCATTTAACGGGATTGGGGTTCCACAAATCGGACAATGTTTATGAGGTTCTATTGACATTTTTAATCACTTCCTTTATATTTTGAAAAATTCTTTTGTATTTTTATTAATCTGTGTTGCAAGTTCTTCTACATCAAGACCCATGCAAAGTGCAACTGTTTTGAGGATATGAGGTAAATATTTTGGTTCATTTCTATTCTTTTTAGGTTTAAAATCAAAATTCTTAGGTATTAAAAATGGAGCGTCTGTTTCGATCATTAATCTTTCGGGAGGAATCACGCTTACAGCATCTTGCAGGTATCTTCCTCTTTTCATATCGCAGATCCATCCTGTAATTCCAATATAGCAACCTAAATCAATATAATTTTGTGCTTCCTGTTTTGTTCCGGTAAAACAGTGAACTACTGATTTTTCAATAACACTGTCATGCCTTTTTAAGATATTGTACAAATCTTCATGGGCTTCCCGCTCATGTAAAAATAATGGCATGCCGGTTCTCTCGGCCACTTCCACCTGGGCTTCAAACCATTTTCTCTGAATATCTTGCGGAGAATAGTTTCTGTTGTAATCTAATCCGCACTCTCCAATGGCAACAACACAATCGCTTTTAGCTATTTTTTCAAGTTCAAACATTGTGTGCCCATTACATGTTTTGGCATCATGGGGATGAACACCTGAAGTTGAAAATAATGTTCCAGGATATTTTGAAGCGTATTCAGCTGCAATATGGCTTGAATGCACGTTGGTTCCGGTGATAATGAATTGTTTAACACCGGCTTTTTTTGCTTCTTCAATGATTTCGGCCCTGTCTTTTCTAAATGAAGAATGCATTAGGTTCAGGCCAATATCAACAAGATTATCCACTAAATCACCTATTCGTTAATAATTTTAGTTCCTATTTTTTCTCCGTTAACTGCTTTAATTAAGTTTTCCGGCTCAAAACCATTTGTGATAACAGTTTCCAGATCAGACCTTTTAATCATCTGAACAGCAGTTGTGTCAAAGAACTCGTAAGTTCCGGCTTTAACGTCTTTGCCGCTTAAAAAGTCAAGTAAATCTGTTGCTGTAATTTCAGGAACAAGTTCGGCATCATCGAATTTATTCGGATCTTTTGTATACATTCCATCAACAGAAGTTAGGTTGATGAGTTTATCTGCTTGAATGTATTCTGCCAGGATTGCAGATACTGCATCAGTACTGTGTGCAGGTTCAGTTCCACCCATCACAATTATTTTTCCGGCAGCTGAGAATTCCAAAGCTTCCTGGAAATTGTGGGGCACTCTTTGATAGGCAACGTCGCCAAGTGCAGACAACATCAGTTTTGCATTAATTCTTGTAACTTCAATTCCGATATCGTCACATTGTGCTTCACCAGCACCTAAATCACGCACCACTCCAATATAGTCTCTTGCAGGTCTTCCGCCACCTACAACAACAAATAATTCGTGGTCATTAGCCAATTCTTTTAAAATAGTACTGTATTCCTGGAATTTTTTACAATCATATTCTTTAAGTAAAATTGATCCTCCAATTGCAATAACAATTTTCATATATTCACCTTATATGGAATATATCTTTTAGATATTATTTAAATTTTAATAAGGATTAACTTAATAAGTACTGTTAATGAATTTAGAAGAACAAATCTACATCAGAAAATCCTGTAGAAATTATTCTGATGGGGCTGTTGACATGGATTTGATTCATAAGTTTATGGAATCTGCAAAGTCCCTGAATAATGAAATCAACTGCTATTGGGAAATTTTAACAAGAGATAAGGTTGCTGTTCGAAATTCATGGTCAGCTCCCTATTATTTGGCGATATATTCCGAGAAGAAGGATAATTACTTAACAAATATCGGTTTTATTTTTCAGCAGCTTTGCCTTTGTCTTCAAAGTATGGGCATCGGCAGCTGTTGGGTAGGACTTGATGTTCCTAAGAGAAAAAATTCCGAATTTGTAATTGCAATAGCTTTTGGAATGTCCAGGGACATTTCAAGAGACCTGTCTGAATTTAAAAGAAAAGAATTGTCTGAAATTTCAGATTTTGAAGATGAAAAGTTAATTCCGGCACAGCTTGCTCCATCAGCCATCAATTCACAGCCATGGTATTTTAAACATTCCAATGTTGGTTTTGATGTTTATCAAATAAAACATAATATTTTAAAACGTCAAATCCTTAAAAGATGGAATCCCATTGATGTGGGGATAGCTTTGGCTCATATGTATGTGGCCAATAAACATTCCTTTGAATTTGAGATTAAAGATAATGAAAACATCAAAGGTTATTCATACATCGGAAGTATTAAAATTTAAAAAAAGAAAAGGTAGAGGATTTAATCATCCTCTGTGTTTAATCCTTTGTATATTAAACCTGCAATGACCGCACCGACAATAGGTGCTAAAATAAATACCCAAACCTGTTGTAAAGCCTGACCGCCTAGGAATAATGCAGGTGCTAGACTACGTGCAGGGTTAACGGAAGTTCCGGTTAATGGAATTCCCATAATGTGTACGAATGTAAGTGTCAAACCGATTACAATACCTGCAACAGCTCCGTTTTCCACTTTTTTTGTAACGCCAAGAACAGTAAATACAAATACAAAGGTTAAAATAATTTCAACAATTATTGCTCCAATCACATCTAAACCTACGGCAGATGCTGATCCAAATCCGTTTTGACCTAGTCCTGTAGCAGTATATCCTCCAAGACTTGGTGCAGAGTTTATAATAGCTGCTAAAAGAGCTATACCAATAACTGCTCCGATACATTGGAATATGATGTAGATAATTAAATCTTTGGATTCTAATCTTCCATCAACCCACATACCAATTGAAACAGCAGGGTTTATATGGCATCCGGAGATGTCTCCTATTACATAAGCCATGGCAACAATGGATAAACCAAATGCCAATGCAATTCCAAGTGTGCCCAACATGGAACCGGCTATTGCCGCACTTCCACAACCAAATAGGACAAGCACCATTGTTCCTATTAATTCGGATATATATCTTTTCATAAATTTTTCCTCCATTAATTTTTAAAATCTACCTATCCTTTTCATAAATGAATATGCAAGGATTAATACGATTAATATTAAAATAAATGGAAATATGTGCAGTAATATTGAATCATTAACTTTATCGAATTCATATTCGCTTTCAAAGCCCATATGTTGTGCGTCAGTATGATTTTGAACGATTTTAGCAAAATTATATGTTAAATCATAATAGCTGATATGTGCTCCTTCATATTCAATTGAATCAGGGGCTCTTCCATTTTCATCCATGTAATTTTTAACAGTTCCGGCCATCTTGAAATAATCATAAACTGAATATTTGTCTTTTGTTAAAAATGAAATTCCTAACGGATTTTCCGGTCCGTCATAGGTTTTCGGAATATCGATTCCATCACCATTTAAATAAGCACTGGTTTGATAAAGCAATTGGGGAGTTGTATATGATCCATATGGGCCTTTCAATTCACTGTCTCCACTATTTACAAGCAGTTTGCTTGCATCGGCCATTCCTTTAGGGGATAGCTTGTTTGTTGTAATTAAATTGTCACTTAAAACTTTACTTTCGTTTCCGGGATTATTGACTATATCAACAATTTTCTGTGCAATTTCACGATTCATATCCTCATCATATTTTGATAAATAACCGTCATCGGTATTGTCGGGATAGTCTTTTGCAACTTGAATATATTGTATTCCTGCGTTTTTAAGGAATGTTCCGGGATTGCGCATTCCTGCTAGGGATTCATTTGAATAATTGTCGTCCCATGCTCTTCTTAAAAAACTGGACTGGTTATCTAAATCATAACTGCCGGTATTAATGAAGATTATTTGTTTATCGCTGTTAACGGTGGCTTTTCCAAGCTGCAGGAAATTGCCTGCATCTGATGCTGCAATGTCTATGCTTATGTCACTTGTCACGTTTATTGATCTCCATCCTTCTCCGGGAGATGGGGACTGGTTATCAACTATTACTTGAATTTCACCATTACTTATTTCTTCGATGTATTTTTTAATCGAATTTAACATTTTTATGTCATTTTCCTGATCTATTATGTTGTCGGAGGTTATAAATGCTGTTTTTGACGCACTTACTCCCTGCACAATCGGTGCGGCTATTAATAGAATCATTAATAATATTGCAATTTGCTTTTTCATACTTTTTGTCCTTGATGTTAATTAATTATATATTTATCAACTTTATCCATAAAATATTTTTTTAAGATAAGTTTATAATATTTCTTTTTAAATCAATTATTTTTTAATTTAAAGAAATTTAAATCATTTATAAGAAAAAATTTAAATAAATTATTAATTAATAGATTTTTTGAGGATTTAAAGAGATTATCTTTTATTTTCAGTAAATTTTGCACTGATTTGAAAAAGTATATTTCTTTGCATTAAATTGGAAAATAATTCTTGGTTATGGCAATAAATTTAATCAAAAATATATTGTGCAGGGCAACCTAATTTCTAGTTTGCCTTTTAGTTAAGGTTATTTTTTTAAAATTGATGTTGTGATTTGTTCTTTTTAAATGCTGGCTTAAAATAAAAAGTTAATTGCTGATTGATAACTTCTGTTAATTAATAGTGGTAATAATGTCCTCGATGGAGGTTATGCAATGTTTAACAATATTCAAAAGATAATTATTAGCAAACCTTTTCTTATTTCATTAATCCTTGTTTGCATGATGTTTATGTCTCTTGGAGTCGATACTAATCATGCATATGCTGTAAATTTAAATGAAAGTGGTGAAATGGGATTGAAGACAGATGTTGAAGATAAACTGGAAAATTCTCAGGAAAATGATGCAATGCAAGTGACCAGTCATGAAAACTACATATTGCAGGCAAACTCATATTCATTAAATGGAGGTATGTTTAAAGATATTCAGGATGTAATTAACAAAGCAAAAAGTGGGGATACAATAAAATTAAAAGGCAATTTTGTTTCAACAGGTGGGGACACCATTTCTCTATCAAAGAAATTAACATTTACTTCATCATCACAAGCAACATTGGATGGTAAAAGTTCGGCTGTAATTCTTAAGATTTATTCCGGAGGAGCCCAATCTAAATTTTCTAATTTGAAATTTATTAATGGTTATTCAAATGACAGGGGAGGTGCTGCATTCATAGCGGCAAAATCTGTTACCTTTGACAATTGTGTGTTTGAAAATAATCATGCGGATGTAACTTCAGGTGCGATACATACGCCCTATAAGGCAGATTCGGCTCAGGGTTTAACAATTAAGAATTGCAACTTCACTAGAAATGATGCGGGAATTGCAGCAGGTGCTGTTGGAGCATATAGCCACGGGTTTTTAGTGGATCACTGCATTTTTGATTCAAATTATGTTGAATTTGAAAATGAAAGTTATGGCGGAGCAATTCAGGTTGGATTGGATATAATGCCATCTTATGGTGT includes the following:
- a CDS encoding TatD family hydrolase; amino-acid sequence: MDNLVDIGLNLMHSSFRKDRAEIIEEAKKAGVKQFIITGTNVHSSHIAAEYASKYPGTLFSTSGVHPHDAKTCNGHTMFELEKIAKSDCVVAIGECGLDYNRNYSPQDIQRKWFEAQVEVAERTGMPLFLHEREAHEDLYNILKRHDSVIEKSVVHCFTGTKQEAQNYIDLGCYIGITGWICDMKRGRYLQDAVSVIPPERLMIETDAPFLIPKNFDFKPKKNRNEPKYLPHILKTVALCMGLDVEELATQINKNTKEFFKI
- the pyrH gene encoding UMP kinase; its protein translation is MKIVIAIGGSILLKEYDCKKFQEYSTILKELANDHELFVVVGGGRPARDYIGVVRDLGAGEAQCDDIGIEVTRINAKLMLSALGDVAYQRVPHNFQEALEFSAAGKIIVMGGTEPAHSTDAVSAILAEYIQADKLINLTSVDGMYTKDPNKFDDAELVPEITATDLLDFLSGKDVKAGTYEFFDTTAVQMIKRSDLETVITNGFEPENLIKAVNGEKIGTKIINE
- a CDS encoding nitroreductase family protein, with the translated sequence MNLEEQIYIRKSCRNYSDGAVDMDLIHKFMESAKSLNNEINCYWEILTRDKVAVRNSWSAPYYLAIYSEKKDNYLTNIGFIFQQLCLCLQSMGIGSCWVGLDVPKRKNSEFVIAIAFGMSRDISRDLSEFKRKELSEISDFEDEKLIPAQLAPSAINSQPWYFKHSNVGFDVYQIKHNILKRQILKRWNPIDVGIALAHMYVANKHSFEFEIKDNENIKGYSYIGSIKI
- a CDS encoding MIP family channel protein is translated as MEEKFMKRYISELIGTMVLVLFGCGSAAIAGSMLGTLGIALAFGLSIVAMAYVIGDISGCHINPAVSIGMWVDGRLESKDLIIYIIFQCIGAVIGIALLAAIINSAPSLGGYTATGLGQNGFGSASAVGLDVIGAIIVEIILTFVFVFTVLGVTKKVENGAVAGIVIGLTLTFVHIMGIPLTGTSVNPARSLAPALFLGGQALQQVWVFILAPIVGAVIAGLIYKGLNTEDD
- a CDS encoding adhesin, translating into MKKQIAILLMILLIAAPIVQGVSASKTAFITSDNIIDQENDIKMLNSIKKYIEEISNGEIQVIVDNQSPSPGEGWRSINVTSDISIDIAASDAGNFLQLGKATVNSDKQIIFINTGSYDLDNQSSFLRRAWDDNYSNESLAGMRNPGTFLKNAGIQYIQVAKDYPDNTDDGYLSKYDEDMNREIAQKIVDIVNNPGNESKVLSDNLITTNKLSPKGMADASKLLVNSGDSELKGPYGSYTTPQLLYQTSAYLNGDGIDIPKTYDGPENPLGISFLTKDKYSVYDYFKMAGTVKNYMDENGRAPDSIEYEGAHISYYDLTYNFAKIVQNHTDAQHMGFESEYEFDKVNDSILLHIFPFILILIVLILAYSFMKRIGRF